The Ornithinimicrobium faecis genome includes a window with the following:
- a CDS encoding HelD family protein translates to MTEATEDDVAREIAVEQAHVDRVYTELAKAVDRAQLVHAEGMARGQTDRRGTGDPREEEMAGLFERDALVFSASRRTASLQHQHEGLVFGRLDLDHGGQQQGQEPDREVRYVGRLGVRDDDYEPLVIDWRAPAAAPFYRATPVDPQGVLRRRVLRCQGELVIGIEDDLMVTEAPDDLVVVGDGALIAALTRSRGQRMRDIVATIQQHQDEAIRAAARGVTEITGGPGTGKTVVALHRAAYLLYADRRRFESGGVLVVGPSAAYTAYIERVLPGLGEDSVVLRSVGDLVGGITATRNDPPEAAAIKGSLAIRQVLSRLAREPIPDAPDLLRVFVAGQAIRLEAPALARVRRSVLRHHHRNSSFDAALRELAEAAWAQVHEGEKDEFLDKFEDSTDVEAFARQWWRPVDSREVLLWLADPDTARRLAGDLIGEASAGILASSLQTALEAGTWSVADVALVDDLAARLGQMVDLPSEERGFYEIEELEDASQYGTSALRVGLDRDEPIASAPSGDGSGQRISTDPRQRLLSGRVTGADEYAHVLVDEAQDLSPMQWRMLGRRGRWASWTVVGDAAQSSWPDMEESLAAREEAFGSSVRRSFHMTTNYRNAREIFEYAEVLIRQYVPDADIPDAVRDTGVEPVEVAVPADGAAVAAATGEALERLADEVAGSIAVIAPQRWWSDLGEVTGRHDGRVVLIDPLSSKGLEWDATVVVDPEAIIAESPGGPRVLYVVLTRAAHRMTVLQVG, encoded by the coding sequence GTGACTGAAGCGACCGAGGATGATGTCGCGCGTGAGATCGCCGTGGAGCAGGCCCACGTGGACCGCGTCTACACCGAGCTCGCCAAGGCGGTCGACCGCGCCCAGTTGGTGCATGCCGAGGGCATGGCGCGGGGTCAGACCGACCGGCGCGGCACCGGCGACCCCCGCGAGGAGGAGATGGCAGGGCTGTTCGAGCGTGACGCCCTGGTCTTCTCCGCCTCGCGCCGCACGGCCTCCCTCCAGCACCAGCACGAGGGGCTGGTCTTCGGCCGGCTCGACCTCGATCACGGGGGCCAGCAGCAGGGGCAGGAGCCGGACCGCGAGGTGCGTTATGTCGGCCGCCTCGGCGTGCGCGACGACGACTACGAGCCGCTGGTGATCGACTGGCGCGCGCCAGCTGCCGCCCCCTTCTATCGCGCCACGCCGGTTGACCCCCAGGGTGTCCTGAGGCGCCGCGTGCTGCGCTGTCAGGGAGAGCTGGTCATCGGCATCGAGGACGACCTGATGGTCACCGAGGCGCCCGACGACCTGGTCGTGGTGGGTGACGGTGCCCTGATCGCGGCCCTGACCCGCTCGCGTGGCCAGCGGATGCGCGACATCGTCGCCACCATCCAGCAGCACCAGGACGAGGCGATCCGCGCCGCTGCCCGTGGCGTCACCGAGATCACCGGTGGCCCGGGGACCGGCAAGACCGTGGTCGCCCTGCACCGCGCGGCCTACCTGCTGTATGCCGATCGTCGCCGTTTCGAGTCCGGCGGAGTTCTGGTGGTGGGCCCGTCCGCGGCGTACACCGCCTATATCGAGCGGGTGCTGCCCGGACTGGGCGAGGACTCGGTCGTGCTGCGCTCGGTCGGTGACCTGGTCGGCGGCATCACGGCAACCCGCAACGATCCGCCGGAGGCCGCCGCGATCAAGGGCAGTCTCGCCATCCGTCAGGTGCTGAGTCGTCTTGCGCGCGAACCGATCCCGGACGCACCAGACCTCCTGCGCGTCTTCGTTGCCGGCCAGGCGATCCGGCTGGAGGCGCCTGCCCTGGCACGCGTGCGCCGGTCGGTGTTGCGCCATCACCACCGCAACAGCTCCTTCGACGCCGCGCTCCGGGAGCTCGCCGAGGCTGCCTGGGCGCAGGTGCACGAGGGTGAGAAGGACGAGTTCCTGGACAAGTTCGAGGACTCGACAGACGTCGAGGCGTTCGCCCGCCAGTGGTGGCGCCCGGTCGACTCCCGCGAGGTGCTGCTCTGGCTGGCCGACCCTGACACAGCCCGCCGGCTCGCCGGTGACCTGATCGGGGAGGCGAGCGCCGGCATACTCGCGTCTTCACTGCAGACCGCCCTGGAGGCGGGCACCTGGAGCGTGGCCGACGTGGCCCTCGTCGACGACCTGGCCGCCCGGCTGGGTCAGATGGTGGACCTGCCCTCCGAGGAACGCGGCTTCTATGAGATCGAGGAGCTGGAGGACGCCTCGCAATACGGCACCTCTGCCCTGCGCGTGGGGCTGGACCGCGACGAGCCGATCGCCTCGGCCCCGTCCGGGGACGGCTCCGGACAGCGCATCTCCACCGACCCCCGCCAACGCCTGCTGTCCGGGCGGGTGACCGGGGCCGACGAATACGCCCACGTGCTGGTCGACGAGGCGCAGGACCTCTCGCCGATGCAGTGGCGGATGCTGGGCCGCCGCGGCCGCTGGGCCTCCTGGACCGTGGTCGGTGACGCGGCACAGAGCTCCTGGCCCGACATGGAGGAGTCGCTGGCTGCCCGCGAGGAGGCGTTCGGCAGCTCGGTGCGCCGCTCCTTCCACATGACCACCAACTACCGCAACGCCCGCGAGATCTTTGAGTATGCCGAGGTGTTGATCCGTCAGTACGTCCCCGACGCGGACATCCCGGATGCTGTGCGCGACACCGGGGTTGAGCCGGTGGAGGTTGCGGTGCCGGCCGACGGTGCCGCCGTCGCGGCGGCCACCGGTGAGGCGCTGGAGCGCCTCGCCGACGAGGTCGCCGGCTCGATCGCGGTCATCGCCCCGCAGCGCTGGTGGTCCGACCTGGGCGAGGTGACCGGGCGCCATGACGGACGCGTGGTGTTGATCGACCCGCTGTCCTCCAAGGGCCTGGAGTGGGATGCGACCGTGGTCGTGGACCCCGAGGCGATCATCGCGGAGTCCCCGGGTGGCCCCCGGGTGCTCTATGTCGTGCTCACGCGGGCCGCGCACCGGATGACGGTGCTGCAGGTCGGGTGA